In the Flavobacterium sp. J372 genome, one interval contains:
- a CDS encoding UDP-glucose 6-dehydrogenase, whose product MKVKNICCIGAGYVGGPTMSVIAYKCPDIKVNIVDLNAERIAAWNDEDVNNIPVYEPGLSDIVAAARGKNLFFSTDVEKAIEEADMIFISVNTPTKTYGVGKGMAADLKYIELCARQIAAVAKSDKIVVEKSTLPVRTAEAVKNILENTGNGVKFQILSNPEFLAEGTAVDDLLNPDRVLVGGDTTPEGQEAMNALVEVYANWIPKDRILTTNVWSSELSKLTANAFLAQRVSSINAISELCERTGADVNEVARAIGTDSRIGPKFLKASVGFGGSCFQKDILNLVYIARTYGLTEVADYWEQVIIMNDHQKRRFASNIVKTLYNTVSGKKIAFLGWAFKKDTNDTRESAAIYVADDLLNEQAGIAVYDPKVEEEAIYRDMDYLATRGSSVNRKGITVYTDPYEACRDAHAIAILTEWDEFKGYDWQRIYDNMKKPAFVFDGRNILDSDQLQKIGFIVSSIGK is encoded by the coding sequence ATGAAAGTTAAAAATATATGCTGTATAGGCGCAGGTTATGTAGGAGGCCCTACAATGTCTGTCATTGCCTATAAGTGCCCTGATATTAAGGTAAATATTGTTGACCTTAATGCAGAACGTATTGCAGCCTGGAATGATGAGGATGTAAACAACATACCGGTTTATGAGCCTGGCCTTAGCGATATTGTGGCTGCAGCGCGCGGAAAAAACCTTTTCTTTTCAACAGATGTGGAAAAGGCGATTGAAGAGGCCGACATGATTTTCATATCTGTAAACACACCTACCAAAACATATGGTGTGGGTAAAGGCATGGCTGCCGACCTTAAGTATATTGAGCTTTGCGCCAGGCAGATAGCTGCTGTGGCTAAAAGTGATAAGATTGTGGTTGAGAAATCAACGCTTCCCGTGCGTACTGCAGAGGCTGTGAAGAACATCCTTGAAAACACAGGTAACGGTGTTAAGTTCCAGATACTGAGCAACCCTGAATTCCTTGCCGAAGGTACGGCAGTTGATGATTTGCTCAACCCTGACCGTGTGCTTGTAGGGGGTGACACTACCCCTGAAGGGCAGGAGGCCATGAACGCGCTTGTTGAGGTATATGCCAACTGGATACCGAAAGACCGTATACTTACCACCAACGTATGGTCATCAGAGCTTTCTAAGCTTACAGCCAACGCATTCCTTGCACAGCGTGTATCATCTATCAATGCGATTTCTGAGCTTTGTGAAAGGACAGGCGCTGATGTGAACGAGGTGGCGAGGGCAATAGGTACAGACAGCCGCATTGGCCCAAAATTCCTTAAAGCATCGGTTGGTTTCGGCGGTTCGTGCTTCCAGAAAGACATACTGAACCTGGTATATATTGCACGCACTTACGGGCTTACCGAAGTTGCCGATTACTGGGAACAGGTAATCATAATGAATGACCACCAAAAACGCAGGTTTGCATCAAACATAGTAAAGACACTTTACAACACCGTATCAGGCAAAAAGATAGCTTTTCTTGGCTGGGCATTTAAAAAAGATACCAATGATACGCGGGAATCAGCTGCAATATATGTAGCGGATGACCTTTTAAACGAGCAGGCAGGTATTGCGGTTTATGACCCTAAAGTAGAAGAAGAAGCCATTTACCGCGATATGGACTACCTTGCAACACGCGGATCTTCAGTAAACAGGAAAGGAATTACAGTTTATACTGACCCTTATGAAGCTTGCAGAGATGCACATGCCATAGCAATACTTACCGAATGGGATGAATTTAAAGGCTATGACTGGCAGCGTATTTATGATAATATGAAAAAACCTGCATTTGTGTTTGACGGGCGTAATATACTTGATAGTGACCAACTGCAAAAAATAGGCTTTATAGTTAGCAGCATAGGAAAATAA
- the rfbB gene encoding dTDP-glucose 4,6-dehydratase: protein MKKILITGGAGFIGSHVVRRFVNNYPDVQIYNLDALTYAGNLENIRDIENAPNYVFVKGNITDTAFVDSLFSEHDFEGVINLAAESHVDRSITDPLIFVKTNVIGTMNLLNAAKDSWKGNYEGKRFYHVSTDEVYGTLGKEGLFTETTPYSPNSPYSASKAASDHFVRAYGETYGLPYIITNCSNNYGPYHFPEKLIPLFINNIINNKPLPVYGDGRYTRDWLFVEDHAAAIDLVYHNGKNHETYNIGGFNEWQNIDLVKLLCTKMDEKLGRESGESEKLITYVKDRPGHDLRYAIDASKINKELGWEPSVTFEQGLEKTIDWYLQNEEWLNSVTSGAYKEYYQKQYQ from the coding sequence ATGAAAAAAATATTGATAACCGGAGGTGCAGGATTTATAGGATCACACGTTGTGAGGAGGTTTGTAAACAACTATCCGGACGTACAGATTTACAATCTTGATGCGCTTACATATGCCGGTAATCTTGAAAATATAAGGGATATAGAAAATGCTCCTAATTATGTTTTTGTAAAAGGCAATATTACAGATACGGCTTTTGTAGATAGTTTGTTTTCTGAGCATGATTTTGAAGGCGTAATCAATCTTGCTGCAGAATCTCATGTTGACAGGTCTATAACCGACCCGCTAATTTTTGTAAAGACCAATGTTATTGGTACCATGAATTTACTTAATGCGGCTAAAGACAGCTGGAAAGGTAATTATGAAGGCAAAAGGTTCTATCACGTAAGCACTGATGAGGTGTATGGTACATTGGGCAAAGAAGGCCTGTTTACAGAGACTACACCATACTCTCCTAATTCACCTTATTCTGCATCAAAAGCAGCATCAGACCATTTTGTAAGGGCATATGGCGAGACCTACGGGCTCCCTTATATAATTACAAACTGCTCTAACAATTATGGGCCTTACCATTTTCCTGAAAAGTTGATTCCGTTATTCATAAATAACATCATAAATAATAAGCCGCTGCCGGTATACGGAGACGGGCGTTACACCCGGGACTGGCTTTTTGTGGAAGACCACGCGGCCGCTATTGACCTTGTTTACCACAATGGTAAAAACCACGAAACCTATAACATAGGCGGGTTTAACGAGTGGCAGAACATTGATCTTGTAAAGCTGCTGTGTACTAAAATGGACGAAAAGCTTGGACGTGAAAGCGGGGAATCTGAAAAGTTGATTACGTATGTAAAAGACCGCCCGGGCCATGACCTTCGTTATGCTATAGATGCGTCTAAAATAAATAAAGAACTGGGGTGGGAACCGTCAGTAACTTTTGAACAGGGCCTTGAAAAAACCATTGACTGGTACCTACAAAATGAAGAGTGGCTAAACAGTGTTACATCCGGCGCTTATAAAGAATACTACCAAAAACAATATCAATAA
- a CDS encoding lipopolysaccharide biosynthesis protein: protein MSLRKKAISGTVWIFAQQFGSQGISFLVSIVIARILDPSEFGLIGMIGIFMALATTLVNSGLAQSLIRTAKPDQEDYSTVFFFNLAMSILIYIILFLTAPLIADFYNQEILTGIVRLYCLSFIINAFSAVQLTRLTKEMNFKVQLLVSLPSLVFSGIVGIILAYLDYGVWSLVWMGLAQSFFSTVQIWIRSGWAPSLVFSKEKFKYHFRFGYNLAISGVLDTIFTNIYQIIIGRFFSPVQVGFYTRANLLKQLPVSNITNALNKVTFPLFASINDDDVRLKRVYKQTMQMVVFVLSPVMIFMGGFGRAAF from the coding sequence ATGTCGTTAAGAAAGAAAGCCATCAGTGGTACCGTCTGGATATTTGCCCAGCAGTTCGGGTCTCAGGGTATCAGCTTCCTGGTGTCTATCGTTATCGCACGTATCTTAGATCCGTCAGAATTTGGCCTTATAGGTATGATTGGCATTTTTATGGCCCTTGCTACCACATTGGTAAATAGCGGCCTTGCCCAGTCATTGATAAGAACGGCTAAACCTGACCAGGAAGATTATTCCACCGTATTTTTCTTTAACCTTGCCATGAGTATTTTAATATATATTATATTATTTCTCACGGCACCGTTGATCGCCGACTTTTATAACCAGGAAATTTTAACGGGTATCGTCAGGCTATACTGCCTTTCCTTCATCATCAATGCATTTTCTGCAGTTCAGCTAACCAGGCTTACCAAAGAAATGAACTTTAAGGTACAGCTTTTAGTCTCATTACCATCGCTTGTATTTTCGGGCATAGTAGGTATTATACTGGCGTACTTAGATTATGGTGTGTGGAGCCTTGTATGGATGGGGCTGGCACAGTCTTTTTTCAGTACTGTGCAAATATGGATTCGTTCCGGATGGGCGCCGTCACTGGTTTTCAGCAAAGAAAAATTTAAGTATCATTTCAGGTTTGGTTATAACCTTGCTATATCAGGCGTGCTGGATACAATTTTTACCAACATCTATCAAATAATTATAGGCCGTTTCTTTTCGCCGGTACAGGTTGGTTTTTATACCAGGGCAAATTTGCTGAAACAATTGCCGGTAAGCAATATTACCAATGCCCTCAACAAAGTCACATTTCCTTTATTTGCATCGATAAATGATGATGACGTGCGGCTTAAGAGGGTTTACAAGCAGACAATGCAAATGGTAGTTTTTGTATTATCTCCGGTAATGATTTTTATGGGGGGTTTTGGCAGAGCCGCTTTTTAG
- a CDS encoding polysaccharide biosynthesis C-terminal domain-containing protein, whose product MFTEKWLPAVPYFQALCITGIIFPVQSYNLTILKIKGRSDLFLRIEIVKKILVVISIAISIQFGIIALIFGQVIISFIAFFINSFYSGRFINYSAWQQLRDILPAMAVGTVAGLSIYLLDIYVMAPAFIDIVRLIAGSAFGLGLYLLLCYVLKFNAISDLKKILLKKA is encoded by the coding sequence TTGTTTACTGAAAAATGGCTTCCGGCAGTTCCCTATTTCCAGGCGCTTTGCATTACAGGTATTATATTCCCGGTACAGTCATATAACCTTACTATACTTAAGATTAAAGGCAGGTCTGACCTTTTTTTGCGTATAGAAATAGTAAAAAAAATCCTCGTAGTAATATCTATAGCAATAAGCATACAGTTTGGTATAATAGCATTGATATTCGGCCAGGTTATTATAAGTTTTATCGCGTTTTTCATTAATTCATTTTATTCTGGCAGATTTATTAATTATTCAGCCTGGCAGCAATTGCGCGATATTCTTCCTGCAATGGCTGTAGGTACCGTGGCGGGGCTTAGTATTTACCTGCTTGACATTTACGTGATGGCTCCGGCATTTATTGATATTGTAAGGCTAATAGCCGGCTCTGCTTTTGGCCTTGGTTTATACCTTTTGCTATGTTATGTGCTTAAGTTCAATGCCATTTCTGACCTGAAGAAAATATTGCTTAAAAAAGCATAG
- a CDS encoding DegT/DnrJ/EryC1/StrS aminotransferase family protein, producing the protein MIPVTKPFLPPLAEYNAYLEGVWQRQWLTNMGPLASDLEMKLKQHLGVSHLLFVTNGTVALQMAIKALNLTGEIITTPFSFIATTSCIVWENCTPVFADINRDNLNIDPASIEKAITDKTSAILATHVYGNPCDVEKIEAIAKKHNLKVIYDGAHAFGVKVKGKSVFEYGDVSTCSLHATKLYHSGEGGLIVTKDPQLLKKLAYMRNFGFNGPEAFAELGINGKNSELHAAMGLVNLKYIEAIHNKRKEISERYDEKLKGLKAVRPKWHKDSAQNYAYYPVVFESEELLLKSVQKLAGNNIGARRYFYPSLANTLPYLNPVELEVTDTISKKVLCLPLYYDLSLEEVDLICRLLLRVQNN; encoded by the coding sequence ATGATACCAGTTACAAAACCCTTCTTACCGCCGCTTGCAGAATATAATGCTTACCTTGAAGGTGTATGGCAAAGACAGTGGCTTACAAATATGGGCCCTCTTGCCAGTGACCTGGAGATGAAATTAAAGCAGCACCTTGGCGTGTCTCACCTGCTGTTTGTGACTAATGGCACAGTTGCTTTACAAATGGCAATTAAGGCACTTAACCTGACAGGCGAAATAATTACAACCCCATTTTCTTTTATAGCTACAACAAGCTGCATAGTTTGGGAAAACTGTACGCCTGTATTCGCAGATATCAACAGGGACAATCTTAATATAGACCCGGCTTCAATTGAAAAGGCCATTACAGATAAAACTTCGGCTATACTTGCCACACACGTTTACGGCAACCCATGTGATGTTGAGAAGATTGAAGCTATCGCAAAAAAACACAACCTCAAGGTGATTTATGATGGGGCTCATGCCTTTGGAGTAAAAGTAAAAGGAAAATCGGTTTTTGAGTATGGCGATGTTTCTACATGCAGCCTGCACGCTACCAAGCTTTACCATTCGGGTGAAGGCGGGCTGATTGTTACAAAAGACCCACAACTGCTTAAAAAGCTTGCCTACATGCGCAATTTCGGGTTTAATGGTCCGGAAGCATTTGCAGAGCTCGGCATAAATGGAAAAAATTCAGAACTGCATGCAGCTATGGGCTTGGTTAACCTGAAATATATTGAGGCGATACACAATAAAAGAAAGGAAATTTCTGAAAGGTATGATGAAAAGCTTAAGGGCCTGAAAGCAGTAAGGCCGAAATGGCACAAAGATTCGGCTCAGAATTATGCCTATTATCCTGTGGTTTTTGAATCAGAAGAATTATTGCTGAAGTCAGTCCAGAAACTTGCAGGCAACAATATTGGTGCGCGGAGGTATTTTTACCCTTCACTTGCCAATACTTTGCCATACCTTAACCCTGTAGAACTGGAAGTTACTGATACAATATCAAAAAAAGTACTATGCCTGCCATTGTATTATGATTTATCTCTTGAAGAAGTAGATTTAATATGCAGGTTATTACTAAGAGTCCAAAATAACTAA
- a CDS encoding CatB-related O-acetyltransferase — protein MHIENSVIDDTVFKGENIFVKNSRVLGQSSLFRDCRVTDSEVGVKCIVGDFSRIMSGVLGGYNKIDRNSLIYHSSVGDYSYFGVNDIIMHSVIGKFCAISWGVTIGGANHNYSKLSTHDFYYNDFYGIKPIEEQPAYNRFKNKTKIGNDVWIGANSTIANGITIGDGAVVGANAMVTKDVPPYAIVAGNPAKILKYRFSESIIKDLLELCWWDFPKDIITDNYDLLKSDDIEDIIRKLKKLK, from the coding sequence ATGCATATTGAAAATTCAGTTATTGATGATACTGTATTCAAAGGAGAAAACATCTTTGTAAAGAACTCCCGTGTCCTGGGCCAGTCTTCCTTATTCAGGGATTGCAGGGTAACAGATTCTGAAGTTGGCGTTAAATGTATAGTAGGTGACTTCTCAAGAATCATGTCAGGCGTTCTGGGCGGATACAATAAAATAGATCGGAACAGCTTGATTTACCATTCATCTGTAGGTGATTATTCATATTTTGGTGTTAATGATATTATCATGCACTCGGTAATTGGTAAGTTTTGTGCCATATCTTGGGGAGTTACTATTGGCGGCGCCAACCATAATTACAGCAAACTATCTACCCATGATTTTTATTATAATGATTTTTATGGTATCAAGCCCATTGAAGAACAGCCTGCATATAACAGGTTTAAAAATAAAACCAAGATAGGAAATGATGTGTGGATTGGCGCCAATTCTACCATAGCAAACGGCATTACAATTGGCGATGGCGCAGTGGTAGGTGCAAATGCAATGGTTACTAAAGATGTACCGCCTTATGCAATTGTGGCAGGTAATCCGGCAAAAATTCTAAAATACAGGTTTAGCGAAAGTATAATAAAAGACTTGCTTGAGCTATGCTGGTGGGATTTTCCAAAAGATATTATAACAGACAATTACGATTTATTAAAATCTGATGATATTGAAGATATTATCAGAAAACTAAAAAAATTAAAATAA